In a single window of the Terrirubrum flagellatum genome:
- a CDS encoding FAD-binding oxidoreductase produces the protein MGVVVDRIATDEKLPARASVVIIGGGVIGVSTALWLAQKGVDVALCEKGWIAHEQSSRNWGWVRVMGRDPKEIPLGVESLRMWRDMDRLVEGDTGFKQAGIVYAVDTEKEVEAYEEWLEHARPFQLDSRLLKPSEIADVLPGVARKFAGAIYTPSDARAEPQKAVPAMAAKARKLGATIVEQCAVRGVETKAGRVSGVVTEKGVIACDSVVLAGGAWSRLFCGNFGVDLPQLKVLGSVMRTEPLEGPPTTACGGSDFAFRKRFDGGYNIAQRSASAAEITPDSFRLFTDFFPSLLKHSKELRIRAGARFVEEWKTPRRWKLDEVTPFEKTRVLDPKPAQNVLDEAKRNLIAAFPAFKDMKIADSWGGYVDATPDAVPVIGELETLPGFFFATGFSGHGFGIGPGAGRLVADLVTGDPTIVDAAPYSYKRFARMAKSKPDFTARA, from the coding sequence ATGGGTGTTGTGGTCGACCGCATCGCGACGGATGAAAAGCTTCCTGCGCGCGCCAGCGTCGTCATCATCGGCGGCGGCGTCATCGGCGTCTCGACCGCGCTGTGGCTGGCGCAGAAGGGCGTCGACGTCGCGCTGTGCGAGAAGGGTTGGATCGCCCATGAACAGTCCTCGCGCAACTGGGGCTGGGTGCGCGTCATGGGGCGCGATCCCAAGGAGATCCCGCTTGGCGTCGAAAGCCTGCGCATGTGGCGCGACATGGATCGCCTGGTCGAGGGCGACACGGGATTCAAGCAGGCTGGCATCGTTTATGCCGTCGACACCGAGAAGGAAGTTGAGGCCTATGAGGAATGGCTTGAACATGCGCGGCCGTTCCAGCTCGACTCGCGCCTGCTGAAGCCGTCCGAAATCGCCGATGTGCTGCCCGGCGTGGCGCGCAAATTCGCCGGCGCGATCTACACGCCAAGCGACGCGCGCGCCGAGCCGCAGAAGGCGGTGCCGGCGATGGCGGCGAAAGCGCGCAAGCTTGGCGCGACCATCGTCGAGCAATGCGCCGTGCGGGGCGTCGAGACGAAGGCGGGGCGCGTCAGCGGCGTGGTGACCGAGAAGGGCGTCATCGCCTGCGATAGCGTCGTGCTCGCCGGCGGCGCCTGGTCGCGCCTGTTCTGCGGCAATTTCGGCGTCGACCTGCCGCAGCTCAAGGTGCTGGGTTCGGTGATGCGCACCGAGCCGTTGGAAGGGCCGCCAACCACCGCCTGCGGCGGTTCGGACTTTGCGTTCCGCAAGCGCTTCGACGGCGGCTACAACATCGCCCAACGCAGCGCTTCGGCCGCCGAGATCACGCCGGACAGCTTCCGTCTGTTCACCGACTTTTTCCCGTCGCTCCTCAAACACAGCAAGGAATTGCGCATCCGCGCCGGCGCGCGGTTCGTCGAGGAATGGAAGACGCCGCGGCGCTGGAAGCTCGACGAAGTTACGCCGTTCGAGAAAACGCGCGTGCTCGATCCCAAGCCGGCGCAAAACGTGCTCGACGAAGCGAAGCGAAATCTCATCGCCGCGTTCCCCGCCTTCAAGGACATGAAGATCGCCGACTCCTGGGGCGGCTATGTCGATGCGACGCCGGACGCAGTGCCCGTCATCGGCGAACTTGAAACCCTGCCCGGATTCTTTTTCGCGACGGGATTCTCCGGCCACGGCTTCGGCATTGGTCCGGGCGCCGGGCGGCTCGTCGCCGACCTCGTCACCGGCGATCCGACCATCGTCGACGCCGCGCCCTACAGCTACAAGCGCTTCGCGCGCATGGCGAAGTCGAAGCCGGATTTCACCGCGCGCGCCTGA
- a CDS encoding Lrp/AsnC ligand binding domain-containing protein, which translates to MHELDRADKALLAALQEDGRMSLTDLAQKVGLSPTATTERFKRLQRDGFITGFKALLDPKLLGRGFLVFVEVLLDKTTPDIIDRFKEAAKRTPEILECHLVAGGFDYLIKTRLADMEAYRVFLGDKLWAMPGVKETRTYAVMEEVKSDGPLPIG; encoded by the coding sequence ATGCATGAGCTTGACCGGGCCGACAAGGCCCTGCTGGCGGCCCTCCAGGAAGACGGGCGGATGTCGCTGACCGACCTCGCCCAGAAGGTCGGCCTGTCGCCGACGGCGACCACCGAGCGGTTCAAACGGCTGCAGCGCGACGGCTTCATCACCGGCTTCAAGGCGCTGCTCGATCCAAAGCTGCTCGGCCGCGGCTTCCTCGTCTTCGTCGAGGTGCTGCTCGACAAGACCACGCCTGACATCATCGACCGTTTCAAGGAGGCGGCCAAGCGCACGCCGGAGATTCTCGAATGCCATCTCGTCGCCGGCGGCTTCGACTATCTCATCAAGACGCGGCTCGCCGACATGGAGGCCTATCGCGTGTTCCTTGGCGACAAGCTCTGGGCGATGCCTGGCGTGAAGGAGACGCGCACCTACGCCGTCATGGAGGAGGTGAAGAGCGACGGCCCGTTGCCGATCGGGTGA
- a CDS encoding endonuclease domain-containing protein: protein MSRRVDTEHREFAKTQRTTMSAAERVIWNAVRAGRLDGWKFKRQIPFGRYVVDFVCFEARLIVETDGPMHDSDDARRHDARRDAFLRSEGFSVLRLPNNLVLGAPDIAAQRVVEALTASRSQSNAQL, encoded by the coding sequence ATGTCCCGCCGCGTCGATACTGAGCATCGCGAGTTTGCGAAGACGCAACGGACGACAATGTCCGCTGCGGAAAGGGTAATCTGGAACGCTGTGCGCGCCGGCCGGCTCGACGGGTGGAAATTCAAGCGGCAAATTCCATTCGGGCGTTATGTCGTTGATTTCGTCTGTTTCGAAGCGAGACTCATCGTTGAAACTGATGGCCCGATGCATGACAGCGACGATGCGCGTCGGCATGATGCGCGCCGCGATGCGTTTCTTCGTTCTGAAGGCTTTTCGGTGTTGCGGTTGCCGAATAATCTTGTGCTTGGCGCGCCCGACATCGCAGCTCAGCGTGTTGTCGAAGCGCTGACGGCTTCGCGTTCCCAGTCAAATGCGCAGCTTTGA
- a CDS encoding cold-shock protein, with amino-acid sequence MQTGTVKWFNPTKGFGFIQPDAGDKDVFVHISAVERSGLGDLREGQKVSYDLVADKRSGKVSADNLKAAA; translated from the coding sequence ATGCAAACCGGAACCGTGAAATGGTTCAACCCGACCAAGGGTTTTGGATTCATCCAGCCTGACGCCGGCGACAAGGACGTGTTCGTCCATATCAGCGCTGTCGAGCGCTCGGGCCTCGGCGATCTGCGCGAGGGCCAGAAGGTCAGCTACGACCTCGTCGCGGACAAGCGTTCGGGCAAGGTGTCGGCCGACAATCTCAAGGCTGCTGCGTAA
- a CDS encoding S-(hydroxymethyl)glutathione dehydrogenase/class III alcohol dehydrogenase yields the protein METRAAVAWEAKKPLTIEKIRIEGPKAGEVLVEIMATGVCHTDAYTLSGLDSEGKFPCILGHEGAGIVRETGAGVTSLKPGDHVIPLYTAECRQCKTCLSRRSNLCTAVRATQGQGVMPDGTSRFSCDAGQGSKDVFHYMGCSTFSNFTVLPEISLAKVREDAPFDKICYIGCGVTTGVGAVIYTAKVWPGANVVVFGLGGIGLNVVQAARMVGADKIIGVDLNPAKVAVAKKFGMTDFINPDEVGRDKVVQAIVDLTGGGADFSFECIGNVNTMRQALECCHRGWGESIIIGVAPSGAEIATRPFQLVTGRVWKGSAFGGARGRTDTPKIVDWYMEGKLNIDDLITHTMPLDQINHAFDLMHEGKSIRSVVVF from the coding sequence ATCGAAACTCGCGCCGCCGTCGCCTGGGAGGCCAAGAAGCCGCTCACCATCGAGAAGATCCGCATCGAGGGGCCGAAGGCGGGCGAAGTCCTCGTCGAGATCATGGCGACCGGCGTCTGCCACACCGACGCCTACACATTGTCCGGCCTCGACTCCGAAGGGAAATTCCCCTGCATCCTCGGCCATGAGGGCGCAGGGATTGTGCGCGAAACCGGCGCCGGGGTCACATCCCTAAAGCCCGGCGATCATGTGATCCCGCTCTACACAGCCGAATGCCGGCAATGCAAAACCTGCCTCTCCCGCAGGTCGAACCTCTGCACCGCCGTGCGCGCCACGCAGGGGCAGGGCGTGATGCCCGACGGCACCTCGCGCTTCTCCTGCGACGCCGGCCAAGGGTCCAAAGACGTGTTTCATTACATGGGCTGCTCGACCTTCTCGAATTTCACCGTGCTGCCGGAGATTTCGCTGGCGAAGGTTCGCGAGGACGCGCCATTCGACAAGATCTGCTACATCGGCTGCGGCGTGACCACGGGCGTCGGCGCCGTCATCTACACCGCGAAAGTCTGGCCGGGCGCGAATGTCGTGGTGTTCGGTCTCGGCGGCATCGGGCTCAACGTCGTTCAGGCGGCGCGCATGGTGGGCGCCGACAAGATCATCGGCGTCGATCTCAATCCCGCCAAGGTCGCCGTGGCGAAAAAATTCGGCATGACCGATTTCATCAACCCCGATGAAGTCGGCCGCGACAAGGTCGTGCAGGCGATCGTCGATTTGACCGGCGGCGGCGCCGATTTCTCCTTCGAATGCATCGGCAATGTGAACACGATGCGCCAGGCGCTGGAATGCTGCCATCGCGGCTGGGGCGAATCGATCATCATCGGTGTTGCGCCATCAGGCGCGGAGATTGCGACGCGGCCGTTCCAGCTCGTCACCGGGCGCGTGTGGAAAGGCTCGGCTTTCGGCGGCGCAAGAGGCCGCACCGATACGCCGAAGATCGTCGACTGGTATATGGAGGGCAAGCTCAACATCGACGATCTCATCACGCACACGATGCCGCTTGATCAGATCAATCATGCGTTCGATCTCATGCATGAGGGGAAATCTATCAGGAGCGTGGTGGTGTTTTGA